The following are from one region of the Flavobacteriaceae bacterium UJ101 genome:
- the moxR gene encoding uncharacterized protein (Belongs to the MoxR family.; KEGG: bsa:Bacsa_0583 MoxR-like ATPase; Acting on acid anhydrides; catalyzing transmembrane movement of substances), with translation MDTNQPIDISALSQKIQQESQSVDRLIHEINKVIVGQNYMVQRLMIGLLGNGHILLEGVPGLAKTLAINTLSKAVDGSFSRVQFTPDLLPADVVGTIIYNIKENNFSVKKGPVFANFVLADEINRAPAKVQSALLEAMQERQITIGEETFKLDEPFLVMATQNPVEQEGTYPLPEAQMDRFMLKCVISYPNLEDERTIMRMSLKDDFGKVEPVVSLQDIINAREMVKMIYMDEKIEQYILDIIFATRFPEKYGLENLKPLISFGSSPRGSINLATAAKVHAFLMKRAFVIPEDIRAIVNDVLRHRIGITYEAEAENMTTDDIINQIINTVQVP, from the coding sequence ATGGACACAAACCAACCCATAGATATTTCGGCTTTGAGCCAAAAAATTCAACAAGAAAGTCAGTCTGTTGATCGATTAATTCACGAGATTAACAAGGTAATTGTTGGGCAAAACTATATGGTTCAACGTTTAATGATCGGATTATTAGGAAATGGTCACATTTTATTAGAAGGAGTACCAGGGCTTGCCAAAACATTAGCTATTAATACATTATCAAAAGCAGTTGATGGAAGTTTTTCAAGAGTTCAATTCACACCGGATTTACTCCCAGCAGATGTTGTAGGTACCATTATTTACAATATAAAAGAAAATAATTTTTCTGTAAAAAAAGGACCTGTATTTGCTAATTTTGTATTGGCCGATGAGATTAACCGTGCACCTGCAAAGGTTCAATCAGCTTTATTAGAAGCCATGCAAGAGCGTCAAATTACCATTGGAGAGGAAACTTTTAAATTAGACGAACCTTTTCTAGTAATGGCTACTCAAAACCCCGTAGAGCAAGAGGGAACCTACCCTTTACCAGAAGCCCAAATGGATCGTTTTATGCTTAAATGTGTAATCAGTTATCCTAATTTAGAAGATGAACGTACCATTATGCGTATGAGCTTAAAAGATGATTTTGGTAAAGTGGAACCTGTAGTCTCATTACAAGACATTATCAATGCGCGAGAAATGGTTAAAATGATCTATATGGATGAAAAAATAGAGCAATACATCTTAGATATTATTTTTGCAACTCGTTTTCCAGAAAAATATGGTTTAGAAAATTTGAAACCCTTAATTTCTTTTGGTTCTTCTCCTCGAGGAAGCATCAACTTAGCTACTGCTGCTAAAGTTCACGCATTTTTAATGAAACGCGCTTTTGTTATTCCTGAAGATATTCGTGCGATAGTAAACGATGTATTGCGCCATAGAATTGGAATTACTTATGAGGCAGAAGCCGAAAACATGACTACTGACGATATTATTAATCAAATCATTAACACCGTACAAGTTCCTTAA